The Lynx canadensis isolate LIC74 chromosome D1, mLynCan4.pri.v2, whole genome shotgun sequence genome has a segment encoding these proteins:
- the MRPL23 gene encoding 39S ribosomal protein L23, mitochondrial encodes MARNVLYPLYQLGNPQLRVFRTNFFIRLVRPGTAQPEDTVQFRIPMEMTRVDVRNYLERIYNVPVAAVRTRVQHGSNRKRDYRNVRMKKPDYKVAYVQLAHGQTFTFPDLFPEQKQSPDGSPSDEDIQDRLLDEQRRRQSRDPRRGGVPGWFGL; translated from the exons ATGGCGCGGAATGTGCT GTACCCTCTCTACCAGCTGGGCAACCCCCAGCTCCGTGTCTTCCGAACAAACTTCTTCATTCGGCTGGTGCGGCCCGGCACGGCCCAGCCCGAGGACACCGTGCAGTTCCGGATCCCCATGGA GATGACCAGGGTGGACGTCAGGAATTACCTCGAGCGCATCTACAACGTGCCCGTGGCCGCCGTGCGGACGAGGGTGCAGCACG GTTCCAACAGGAAGAGGGATTACAGAAACGTCAGGATGAAGAAACCAGACTACAAGGTGGCCTATGTGCAGCTG GCGCACGGACAGACCTTCACGTTCCCCGATCTGTTTCCCGAGCAAAAGCAGAGCCCTGACGGCAGCCCTAGCGACGAAGACATCCAGGACAGGCTCCTGGATGAGCAGCGGCGGAGGCAGAGCCGGGACCCGCGGCGTGGTGGTGTCCCCGGCTGGTTCGGCCTGTGA